In Candidatus Dependentiae bacterium, the genomic stretch GTAAAAGCAAAGATATTTCGCTGTTTTATCCAGTAACTTATTCGCGTACACTTTTGTTGATTTTATCTACTTTTCTGGCATACCTGCTATTGCAACTTATGGCCTATTCAATGGAATATGGCCTTTTTGCTCAATGGGGTTGGTATATGCTTAGTATAACCATACTTGCTTTTGCAAACAGAAAATACTTAAAGAGTATACTCTAGCTAAAGTTTATCTGGTACCCGTGGAGGCCTGTGTAAGACTTCATCTGAAGCTGCGGCCTATGAAGCGAGAAGCCTCCTCCTTTAGCTCGAGGAGATATCACAGAGTGTGTTTAGCTATAACACTAGCGACATTTAGATTTAATGGTTGCACAGTTGCTATTCTAGCATCTGTAAGAGATAGCGCTAGAGCATAGTTTTTTAATACCCTAACTATAGTGCTATAAGGTGCATTGAATTGTACCGATAATCTACCACAAAAAAGAATTTCTTGGAGCGTTGGTTGTAATATAACTAATAAAGACTTAATGAGTGCAAGATCGCTGATTATAATAGCTGCCTGAAGAGTATTAAGTGTAGGTTGTGTTTGAGCTTCGTGCATAATAAGATTTTTATACTGATTCATTCTGATTTCTAATAACTCAGCAGCTCGTTTTTTGTTTCCTCGAGGACTTGCTATCTCTTCAAAGTTTATTATTTGAGCTAAGCTTAAAGCAGCTTGATAACTTTTATTTTTTAAAAAAGGATTAGCTTTGTAGTTTAATAGAGTTTGTATCATACCATCGGCACCTTGGGCTGCAGCTAAATGCAGTGGTGTTTGGCCGCCCTGTGTAGAGCTATTTACGTTAGCACCTTTAAGAATTAAGAGCTGTGCTATGTCGCAACGACCTTGCTCTGCAGCTACGTGAAGAGGAGTATAGCCATAGCTATTGACGGCATCTACAAGCGCACCATATTCTATTAATAATTCGGCTATTTTTAAAGGTCCACGACTGTGAGCAGCTGCATGGAGGGCGGTCCATCCTGTACTGTCAGTTGCTTTGGGATCTACGCCTTGTTTTAAAAGACATTCAACCTCTTGGGTTTTTGATTGGATAG encodes the following:
- a CDS encoding ankyrin repeat domain-containing protein; protein product: MKNYLLLLLAYTLNCNAMDLESQLRAAAIQSKTQEVECLLKQGVDPKATDSTGWTALHAAAHSRGPLKIAELLIEYGALVDAVNSYGYTPLHVAAEQGRCDIAQLLILKGANVNSSTQGGQTPLHLAAAQGADGMIQTLLNYKANPFLKNKSYQAALSLAQIINFEEIASPRGNKKRAAELLEIRMNQYKNLIMHEAQTQPTLNTLQAAIIISDLALIKSLLVILQPTLQEILFCGRLSVQFNAPYSTIVRVLKNYALALSLTDARIATVQPLNLNVASVIAKHTL